Proteins found in one Erythrobacter sp. 3-20A1M genomic segment:
- a CDS encoding MFS transporter: MTTSTHILRRRRFLPLFVTQLFNAFNDNLFKTAMVLFVVYSIYNSEAKEAMFSAVASGVFILPFFLLSALAGQLADMRDKARIIRIIKGCEIGIMTVGGLGLVIAWQDVECAAAVGQCFVAPHSLIADAAIPLLLAALLAMGVHSTFFGPIKYAILPQHLESDEVLAGTGWVEAGTYMAILVGTILAGWIPVEIAALVVFCTAVLGYLVSRQVPPAPAQGEVEPIDLNILRSSVTVVRNTMHDRRVYYAILAISFFWTIGAVLIIQFPPLAKNVLTASKEVASLFLVIFSVGVAIGSVAVNALLKGRVSARYSPAAVIVMGLFVVAFYFVCRAWTPVPAGELMDVPHFIGVPMAIPLLLCLLGIAIAGGMFVVPLYAFLTTFVPKTQTARTIAANNIVNSGAMVAGALLATGLSAARVAIVDQLLLSAAMCLISCWLARRLLMTERAAELD; encoded by the coding sequence ATGACCACATCGACGCATATCCTGCGCCGCCGGCGGTTCCTGCCGCTGTTCGTGACCCAGCTGTTCAACGCCTTCAACGACAACCTTTTCAAGACCGCGATGGTGCTGTTCGTGGTCTATTCGATCTACAATTCCGAAGCGAAGGAGGCGATGTTCAGCGCCGTCGCATCCGGCGTTTTCATCCTGCCCTTCTTCCTCCTGTCCGCGCTTGCGGGGCAGCTGGCCGACATGCGCGACAAGGCGCGGATCATCCGCATCATCAAGGGGTGCGAGATCGGCATCATGACCGTGGGCGGGCTCGGCCTCGTGATTGCGTGGCAGGATGTCGAATGCGCGGCGGCGGTCGGCCAGTGCTTCGTCGCGCCCCATTCGTTGATAGCGGACGCGGCGATCCCGCTGCTGCTCGCCGCCCTGCTCGCAATGGGTGTGCATTCGACTTTCTTCGGCCCGATCAAATACGCAATCCTGCCTCAGCATCTGGAATCGGACGAGGTGCTGGCAGGCACGGGATGGGTCGAGGCCGGGACCTATATGGCAATCCTGGTGGGCACCATTCTGGCCGGGTGGATCCCGGTCGAAATCGCCGCGCTGGTGGTATTCTGCACGGCAGTGTTGGGATATCTGGTGTCGCGCCAGGTTCCGCCCGCACCTGCACAAGGGGAAGTCGAGCCGATCGACCTAAACATCTTGCGCTCCTCCGTTACGGTGGTGCGCAACACCATGCACGACCGGCGGGTTTATTACGCGATCCTCGCCATCAGCTTCTTCTGGACCATCGGGGCGGTGCTGATCATCCAGTTCCCGCCGCTCGCCAAGAACGTGCTGACCGCTAGCAAGGAGGTCGCAAGCCTGTTCCTCGTCATCTTCTCGGTCGGTGTGGCGATCGGTTCGGTCGCGGTCAACGCGCTGCTGAAGGGGCGGGTTTCGGCGCGCTATTCGCCCGCGGCGGTGATCGTGATGGGTCTGTTCGTGGTGGCGTTCTACTTCGTCTGCCGCGCGTGGACCCCGGTTCCGGCGGGCGAGTTGATGGACGTGCCGCACTTCATCGGCGTCCCCATGGCGATTCCGCTCCTGCTCTGCCTGCTGGGTATAGCCATCGCGGGCGGGATGTTCGTGGTCCCGCTCTACGCCTTCCTGACGACTTTCGTGCCCAAGACGCAGACGGCGCGGACCATCGCGGCCAACAATATCGTGAACTCAGGCGCTATGGTGGCGGGGGCCCTGCTCGCCACCGGGCTCAGCGCCGCGCGCGTGGCGATCGTCGATCAATTGCTGCTAAGCGCCGCGATGTGCCTGATCTCGTGCTGGCTCGCACGGCGGCTGCTGATGACCGAACGCGCGGCGGAGCTGGATTAG
- the pgsA gene encoding CDP-diacylglycerol--glycerol-3-phosphate 3-phosphatidyltransferase, producing MLTLPNILTLSRILGVPLLAFFLWWPNWQFGYVVGFVLYCVIGLTDYLDGYLARAQGAVSKLGIFLDPIADKIMVAAVILVLTAQGFLRGPFVGDMHVIAGLVILVREIAVSGLREFLGGLQVSVPVSRLAKWKTAFQLISLGALILGGAVEGIPCQSVYEQCGQLADQWIHLTGLACLWAAAVLTLVTGWDYLRVGLHHMD from the coding sequence ATGCTGACGCTGCCCAACATATTGACCCTGTCGCGCATCCTGGGCGTGCCCCTGCTCGCCTTCTTCCTGTGGTGGCCGAACTGGCAGTTCGGTTACGTGGTGGGATTCGTCCTCTACTGCGTGATCGGCCTGACCGATTATCTGGATGGCTATCTCGCACGGGCGCAGGGGGCGGTGTCGAAGCTGGGCATCTTCCTCGATCCGATCGCGGACAAGATCATGGTGGCGGCGGTGATCCTGGTGCTGACGGCGCAGGGGTTCCTGCGCGGGCCGTTCGTCGGCGACATGCACGTGATCGCCGGGCTGGTGATCCTGGTGCGCGAGATCGCGGTGTCGGGCCTGCGCGAATTTCTCGGCGGGCTGCAAGTGTCCGTGCCGGTCTCGCGGCTGGCGAAATGGAAGACGGCGTTCCAGCTGATCTCGCTCGGCGCGCTGATTCTGGGCGGCGCGGTGGAGGGCATCCCGTGCCAGTCGGTTTACGAACAATGCGGGCAGCTGGCGGACCAGTGGATTCACCTGACCGGCCTTGCCTGCCTGTGGGCGGCGGCGGTCCTGACGCTCGTGACTGGATGGGATTACCTGCGCGTCGGCCTGCACCACATGGATTGA
- a CDS encoding hydrogen peroxide-inducible genes activator codes for MSTYLPTIKQLQYLIALHEHGHFGRAAEASFVSQSTLSAGIRELESLLGVTLVERSRRVVRFTPLGNQVVEKAHRLLREAEELTDIVQAAGKPLTGTVRMSVIPTIAPFLLPRILPRLRKDRPELKLFLREETSADAIESLHHGRSDCVLLALPFPTGEVEQEHIANDRLFVAFPEGDPRDPPAEIKPAMIDEGRLLLLEDGHCLKDHALAACNRPELRASAAMIGTSLHTLVQMVDNDLGLTMLPEMALDAGILNGTHVVARPIKSDAPDREIALVWRKNSPRGDEFRLLAEELRKG; via the coding sequence GTGAGCACCTACCTGCCCACGATCAAGCAGCTGCAATATCTCATCGCGCTGCACGAGCACGGGCATTTCGGCCGCGCGGCGGAAGCGAGCTTCGTTTCGCAATCCACTTTGTCGGCCGGTATCCGCGAGCTGGAATCGCTGCTCGGCGTCACGCTGGTGGAGCGCAGCCGGCGCGTGGTCCGCTTCACCCCGCTGGGCAACCAGGTGGTGGAAAAGGCGCACCGCCTGCTGCGCGAGGCGGAGGAGCTGACCGACATCGTCCAGGCGGCGGGCAAGCCGCTGACCGGCACCGTGCGGATGAGCGTGATCCCCACCATCGCGCCGTTCCTGTTGCCGCGCATCCTGCCCCGCCTGCGCAAGGACCGCCCCGAACTGAAACTGTTCCTGCGCGAGGAGACCAGCGCCGACGCGATCGAATCGTTGCATCACGGGCGCAGCGACTGCGTGCTGCTCGCCCTCCCCTTCCCCACCGGCGAGGTGGAGCAGGAGCATATCGCGAACGACCGCCTGTTCGTCGCCTTTCCCGAAGGCGATCCGCGCGATCCGCCCGCCGAGATCAAGCCCGCCATGATCGACGAGGGGCGCTTGCTGTTGCTGGAAGACGGCCATTGTCTGAAGGATCACGCGCTCGCCGCCTGCAACCGCCCCGAACTGCGCGCCAGCGCGGCGATGATCGGGACCAGCCTGCACACGCTGGTGCAGATGGTGGACAACGATCTGGGCCTCACCATGCTGCCCGAGATGGCGCTGGATGCGGGTATCCTGAACGGCACCCACGTCGTCGCCCGCCCGATCAAGTCGGACGCGCCCGACCGCGAGATCGCGCTGGTCTGGCGCAAGAACTCTCCCCGCGGCGACGAATTCCGCCTGCTGGCCGAGGAACTGCGCAAGGGGTAG
- the rnd gene encoding ribonuclease D yields MKIHDLITDTETLAALCERLAKSDFVCVDTEFMRENTYWPELCLVQLGNDQEAAAVDPLADGIDLTPMLDLLTDNEDVLKIFHAGGQDVEIIYNLTGKTPHPIFDTQIAMMAVSQSEQIGYANMVESWLNKTIDKGARFTDWSRRPLTDRQIEYAIGDVTYLAQIFPKILKKLIKTGRGAWLDAEMEKLADPANYENDPSVAWKRIRSPGRNAQVLGRLKALAAWREGEAKHKNIPRGRIMRDETLADIASHPPKKQADLAKVRGLSNAWKDNDIGKRLLKVIEDAEPLPKSEMPEKPKRGAPLGKEGALVADLLKLLLKIRSREIDIAARLLTRSDEMEALAAGVRDLPVLKGWRYETFGKDALDLVEGKLGFAVEDGRLKMTHMDERSEPAMADQAAE; encoded by the coding sequence CCGGAACTGTGCCTGGTGCAGCTCGGCAATGATCAGGAAGCCGCCGCGGTCGATCCGCTGGCCGACGGGATCGACCTGACCCCGATGCTGGACCTGCTCACCGACAACGAGGACGTGCTGAAGATATTCCACGCCGGCGGGCAGGATGTGGAGATCATCTACAACCTCACCGGCAAGACCCCGCACCCGATCTTCGACACGCAGATCGCGATGATGGCGGTCAGCCAGAGCGAGCAGATCGGCTATGCCAACATGGTCGAAAGCTGGCTGAACAAGACGATCGACAAGGGCGCGCGCTTCACCGACTGGAGCCGGCGCCCCCTGACCGACCGGCAGATCGAATACGCCATCGGCGACGTCACCTACCTGGCGCAAATCTTCCCCAAGATCCTGAAGAAGCTGATCAAGACCGGGCGCGGTGCCTGGCTCGACGCGGAAATGGAAAAGCTCGCCGATCCGGCGAATTACGAGAACGATCCGAGTGTCGCGTGGAAGCGGATCCGTTCGCCCGGCCGCAATGCGCAGGTGCTGGGCCGGCTGAAGGCGCTGGCGGCGTGGCGCGAGGGCGAGGCGAAGCACAAGAACATCCCGCGCGGCCGCATCATGCGCGACGAGACGCTGGCCGACATCGCCAGCCATCCGCCCAAGAAACAGGCCGATCTCGCCAAGGTGCGCGGCCTGTCCAATGCGTGGAAGGACAACGATATCGGCAAGCGGCTGCTGAAGGTGATCGAAGACGCCGAGCCGCTGCCGAAGTCCGAAATGCCCGAGAAGCCCAAGCGCGGCGCGCCGCTGGGCAAGGAGGGGGCGCTGGTCGCCGACCTGCTCAAGCTGCTGCTGAAGATCCGCAGCCGCGAGATCGACATCGCCGCGCGCCTGCTGACCCGCAGCGACGAGATGGAAGCGCTGGCCGCGGGCGTGCGCGACCTGCCGGTGCTGAAGGGCTGGCGGTACGAAACCTTCGGGAAGGACGCGCTCGACCTGGTCGAGGGCAAGCTCGGCTTCGCGGTCGAGGACGGGCGGCTGAAGATGACGCATATGGACGAGCGCAGCGAACCCGCCATGGCGGATCAGGCGGCGGAGTGA